Within the Hermetia illucens chromosome 6, iHerIll2.2.curated.20191125, whole genome shotgun sequence genome, the region GTGCATCCGTTGCATTCTGTGGTTGGTTTTGACGTTCGTTATGCCTCCAGTGAGAATGAGAATGGTTATGCCGCACGCGATCGAACCGCAACTTAGCAATATCATCTGGTGGTTGACATGGTCCACCAGTTGAAGAGTCTTGAGGTTCATTGCCATCATCTGCAGCTTGAGGTGATCTAGCAACACGACGCAAGAGAGCAGAAGATTGAAAGTATTTTGTCGAGCCTTGGAAACGTCGAATTCCCGAAAACTTCTCtggtgacctatctactgcatGAATTGCAGCTCGTTTCATAATTAGGTGGCTCAATGTTGATTGTTCTCCGGTTGATGCTCTAAGAGAAAGCTTCTGATGTGGTACATTTTGGTGACGAGCCGTAACGTAGCTCTGCAAAACGAAGCCTGTTATTAAACTTAATGAAATTACCTAATGTATATACTTTGCAACATACTGCAGAGAGAACCCCACATAATATTAAAAGGATCCGCATGGCTACCATCGTAAATGCTGTAATGATAGATACTGCTCATGGGATTTTTATTGACTTAATTTATATTAGAACCCTAAGCGAAATGGCAAAGCTGCAATAGTGTTTTTTGCACAATATTATTTGATAAAAACATCACGTGCTTCTCGCGATTCACCAATAGATACAAATGATAAAAATTAATTGTATTTACAGTACGGTTAAATCTAATTAATATTGTAAATACGAGTAAAAAAATCTAGGAAATAGTACCATTATTTTCGAATCATTATGCGGATGTCATGGCTTAAACATGGTTAGTGTTAAAAGAAGTAAAACAAGGATGgcataaaatgaaaattgagaTGAGAAATTCAAGAAAATGAACAGTAAGGTGATGTTTATATTTCTATGTTTCGTGAAAAGTGCACATAGCGGTCCTTCTTCTATTCCTTTCTTGTAGCATTGTACATTTTATTCTCCCTTTTGTAAGTTAATGACAACCATATGTCATTATCCTCTATAATAAAGAGGGTATAACGCATACCCACACTTCCGCCGTATAGTTGTCGGCCCATCGAATTCAGCTCCCTGCAGGTTTTCCCGATAAATCtttactcctcctctactgtcttCAGCCACATGCGTCTGGGGCGACCCATTGGTCGGCCATTCTTGGATAGTAACtgccattgcatggcatagccagcaataaaGTTGTCGCCCTATTACTCCGAACCCTGGGAACCTTACAAAGTAAAAATCTGTCACTTTCGCGTGTTCGATGCTAACCAAAAATTCACTTACTTATAACATTGCAAAATGGGTAAACGTGCAAATAAAGAAGTTAGCTAGTATGTATAAGAAACATATCGCGAAACCGTCAGTTGTCCATTTTGTAAAAAACTTGGCTGTTTAGACCAAAAAGAGAGATCCGTAGATTACAGAAAGTTTTCTCCTCAAATGGTCCGTttcatcatcaagtggatgcttcAATGGAACTGACTGAGAAACTTGACCTGGATGAAATAATACATCATTTAATACTATTATTCCCTAGtaaggaaggtatttcgaattTGGAAGAATAGCTAATCTCACAGGACACAACTAGTGAAAAAGCCAGACTATTAATGAAACTAGCATCAATATGCCTAATAGAACATTATTTTACCTTCAgtgatcgttttttttttcaagacaaTAAAGGGAACAGTTGTGAGTAACAAACTATTTTCTTTGATAAGCGGACAGGAAACTACACAATGACAAACACTTTTTACCGCAGATATTCCAACACAAGTTGCCTCAGCAAACCCAATCCTTCAATATGTAGATGACTTCATCGTTTATACTACCATAAAGAATATACTACGCGGCGTTCATGTTTAGACGAACCCTACCGGTTTTTTACCAAGTGGAAACTAGCCCCCAACTCACAAGAATCCATAGGTCTCTTATTTCAATAATCAACTAAGTCAGTTCCCTTGGCGTCATTATAAATGCAAACTTATTGAACACCAAAAGTCAAGATTTTCTGTTATAAAAAGTTAATTCGAATTCTAATCACTTTCGGTTTCATCTTCTGGATCGCACGTCtttttatcaaatgaaaaggctacgACTAAAAGAAAGGCAGGCCCCTCGACACTGTATCAGCGTATTCAAAAACAACAATGGCACGAAGTACATATCCAACCAGATCCTTTGCGAAATCTGCTGAGCACTACGCACCGTTAGCTTCCTTGCCGGATTAACGGTAAATTTCCTTGAGAGGGGTCTACCACACATTAACCCGGTAGCTTCCGAGTGTCAGGAGATTAAGATGAGCGAGGAAAACCTCCTCGGGTCGAACCTTCATCCCATAAATCCGCAATTCCTATCTAATGTGATAACGGTCTTTTCGACAGGGAAGGTACACAGGTCGCTACCCTTGCACTCAATACATTCCTTCATCAAAGAAGACAAAGGGCTCATGCCATTCATAAATCACCTTCCCTCCCCAATACAGCAACTCGGCTACTCGAATTTACCAGCTTTATTCGTAGAAAACTACTCGGACACTCTGGATGCGCTACTCGAACCTATGAGTGTTTACTGCCGGAAGCCTTGACTAGTTCAGAAGTTTGCTAATGAGAATCTATTGTCGACAAACATCTTGACACATAGGGAACTCAGTCGAAcataacttttttaatttgcTGATAATAATGCAAACTGGGGTAAAGTAAATGTGACAAGATCTAGAGTGTTGAGAAAACTAAACATCACGGATGTCAATCCCAACACCCACTAGTCCGAATTGAACAACCACGCTAAGGCAACCTCTCTTATTACGGATACTCAGAAGGCATCAGTTGAATCTACTGCGCTGGTCACTTGAAGCCCAACTGATCTTGTCGCAGGCCGTGTCCTTGAACTATGTACTAATCTACCAATGACAAGGCAGTAATACTCCCTCGAATCACTATTATGATATTACCTTTATGGTGCTTCCCCAGGACCCCAGGAGTctccttttcctccattttgaaaatttccattagTGAGTAGCATTACACTGCAATTCATTCTAAGTCGGCACTCCGCTGTCAATATCCTGTCTGAAACCGATTCCGGTATTATGAGGGCGCTTTTGTGATTGTCGTTAGGTTAGCTTTTAGGAGACTATACATAGTATGTAtgatagtatagtatagtaaaAAGGGCCGAAGTGCTCTTCAGAATCGCACTAGCACTAGGCAGAGGAAATAATCTGGAGTTATCATTACCGATCGAAAAGTGAACACCTACGCCAAAAACCAACCCTAATCTACAAAACCAGCATTTGGGAGGGatacatgttgtgtccgaaacacgtgtctttaatccttaaataaaatctatagttaaactggaaacttttcctttgaaTAGTTTTACTCAATCCTAATCCTTTTACGTAGTTGCAGAAAAGTAACGAATCAATAGTGAAAAGAAACATGGAAGTTCACAAGTTATTAGCCTACAAACGAGACGATGAATACCTCTTTTTTGAGTGTTTTGTGAATAATCATTTCATGATTATAACTGGGAAAAAATATTATCTGTCCAATATTTTTGCTACTCGCAGTTGataacattcatcatcattatcaacggcgcaatacaccaggtccacaaattcgatatctctaaaagctattCTGGTGTCCTCACCTGCCGCATCTTTCCATCTGAGGCGAGGTCTGttaagtcttctttttctgccatagatattgcccttatagactttccgggtgggatcatcttcatgcgtacggattaggtgacccacccagattttattcacaaccaatcgatcgtggtatcgttcataaatttcatcatgtagggggccaacaattcttcggaagattcttttctcgaacgtggccaagagttcacaatttttcttggtaaggacCCACGTCTCCGAGGACTACCTAAGGATTGGAAAAATCATAgttttgtatagtaagagctttgaccctatagtgagacgtttcggggaaacagttttcgtaagctgaattATCTTTTGtggttttcgatcctagataggagaaattttcaacggtttcaaagttgtagtctcctatctttattgctttcatttgacaaatgcgattcgatgttgttggttctttggtttttggcgctgacgttgccaccacccattaatgtgcagcccaagatcttgcggtgcctgctcgatccggatgaagatagactgtacatctcgggttattcttcccataatgtcaatatcgtcagtctaggccagtagttggatggatttgaagaagatggtgcctgTTGCATTAACacctgcatcgcggatcactttttccgggaccaagttaaagaggacgcatgatagggcatccccttgtcttagaccattgttgatgttagaTAGTCTCCAGaatgatcctgccgcttttatctggccccgaaAATTGGTCAGGATCTgcctagtcattcttatcaatttggtcgggataccgaattcgttcatggctgtgtacaattttatcctggctacgctatcataggcggctttaaagtcgatgaaaagatggtgcaattgatgttcatattccaacagttttttcagggcatatcgcagagagaaaatatgaccggttgctgatttgcctggagtgaaacctctttcgtATGCTCTCTAGGTGGAAAcccaaattattgataccaagggataacatgacaacgaaatttcacttcgataagaagtttgaaacacattgacaaggcaaactaggagagcgtAGCTGtgatatacggcttaaaccagcaactgattacctggtacactgacgaatctCTCACAGCGGAATGAGTGGCTGCAGGggagtccaaggaaaatgtacttggagccaatgggtaagcacactaacatattccaggcggaaatattcaCAATAGACAGatgcgcctcctttaatctccaaaggaacaccGACTATAAAACCGtcataatgtcaatatgaaCTTATGGAAAAGGACCATTGGGATTTAGGACTAACCGATCATCTTAAGCAAACGAAAAGTATAATTTACAATACTTATGTCCAATATAAtgttgatgtaatagcgttgcaagagatgtgctataaaggggccggtttcctggagaagagccactacaccatatattatagcggccatccatgtgctcggagtaggtttcttagtcagccaaaaaatgcaacctgctgttatcggctttcaaaatataCGCAGAAGGTTATGTACTCTGcgtttacgaggcaaatttagaaatataagcctcataaaagtTGACGCCCCTGCAGAggtgactgcagagtcggagaaggataccttctacgaggcaattgaaCGGATCCTCGGAGCccctcccaagtatgatatcatacttggagatttcaacagtcaagaagggatggagtccgtattcaggcggtcGGTCgcttcccatagcttacatagggataccaatgataacgagctgcgcattattcagttaacagtatcacaagaaatggttgttggaagtacctggttcgggcggaaagtggtccagaaATATatgacgggatcactttcaaccaaattgaccacgtgctgattgaacgccgccacctctcagccttgatgaatgtcagaacatatagaggggccaatatagactcggatcactatctcgttggcatagtgcttcgggctcgaattacaacaccacctataatcccttctgacaatcaggtgagagtgaatactgaagccattcacagcacacctctccgtaatacctataaggaggaaatggatgccgcaatatccacagttaacagatgtcctggagataaagcatcaacaaatgatcttcacaaccacctgaaaaacgttatcattgatacgaccacaaacatacttggccctagccgcaagagaagtcggaacggctggttcgacgatgacaTTAAGCTAGCAAAAGAACGGATGAATGCttcataccgaataatgttgcgtTCTTAAAGAACAGGGGTACGCGTAGAGACCTATCATGAACTccttcgagcggagaagcaacttcacagacggacaaaagaagcctgggagaaccaacaggtctgtgaattctAAAATTACagagagcaactgcaccaggcgcacaagttttaccaacgagtcagCAGGATTAAACCTTATataccacgatgctcatccagccaagacaaagaaagaaatctgttctccgacagaatgggtatattgcaacgatgggttaagtattttgatgaatttcttTACTCGCCAAAAATattggcgaccaattacactaagcggttcatcaacttatgctcaaggtgtaggatagcgaatcaatgtctgacgactgacaacggggcattatctatcccatatataaaaaggaggatatcacgcagtgcagcaattatagaggtatcacgttgctgagtaccatccataagatattctccactatcttgctaggtctgatagccccatacgcccagaaaatcattggcccatatcaaagaggcttcaactccaggcaaatcagcagcagatcagattttctctgtgccgcatgatgatggaaaaactgttggaatatggccaccagttgcaccatcttttcatcgaatttaaagcggccaatgagagcatagccagggtaaaactgtgcagaACCATGGGAgatttcggtatcccaacgaaattgataagaataactaggctgaccctgaccatgtgcgagaccagatagaagc harbors:
- the LOC119659870 gene encoding uncharacterized protein LOC119659870 isoform X1, encoding MRILLILCGVLSAVCCKSYVTARHQNVPHQKLSLRASTGEQSTLSHLIMKRAAIHAVDRSPEKFSGIRRFQGSTKYFQSSALLRRVARSPQAADDGNEPQDSSTGGPCQPPDDIAKLRFDRVRHNHSHSHWRHNERQNQPQNATDAPSEAN
- the LOC119659870 gene encoding uncharacterized protein LOC119659870 isoform X2; this encodes MVAMRILLILCGVLSASYVTARHQNVPHQKLSLRASTGEQSTLSHLIMKRAAIHAVDRSPEKFSGIRRFQGSTKYFQSSALLRRVARSPQAADDGNEPQDSSTGGPCQPPDDIAKLRFDRVRHNHSHSHWRHNERQNQPQNATDAPSEAN